The Mesorhizobium koreense genome includes a window with the following:
- a CDS encoding pseudoazurin produces MRYVMMAAACVALTWSALASANAAEVEVKMLNKGEKGVMVFEPDLVRIQPGDSVHFVAVNKGHDAQSIEGMLPDGAEPFAGEMNKDVTVTFTVPGVYGVKCKPHYPMGMVALVVVGTPANVDAAKAVKHPGKAKKAFEAIFEEYGKTAPE; encoded by the coding sequence ATGCGTTACGTGATGATGGCTGCGGCGTGCGTCGCGCTGACGTGGTCCGCTCTAGCGAGCGCGAACGCGGCCGAAGTAGAGGTGAAGATGCTCAACAAGGGCGAAAAGGGCGTCATGGTGTTCGAGCCCGATCTCGTACGCATCCAGCCCGGCGACAGCGTCCATTTCGTCGCCGTGAACAAGGGCCACGATGCGCAGAGCATCGAGGGCATGCTGCCGGACGGCGCGGAGCCTTTCGCCGGCGAGATGAACAAGGACGTCACCGTCACCTTCACCGTTCCGGGCGTCTATGGCGTGAAATGCAAGCCGCACTACCCGATGGGCATGGTGGCGCTGGTGGTCGTCGGCACGCCAGCGAATGTGGACGCCGCCAAGGCGGTGAAGCATCCGGGCAAGGCGAAGAAGGCCTTTGAGGCGATCTTCGAGGAATACGGGAAGACCGCCCCGGAGTGA
- the hemA gene encoding 5-aminolevulinate synthase, whose product MAHLSAMPDLETEPIQLWGTGPDYDDIFRMSLMELKREGRYRVFQEHRRLVGEFPLSVAVSDKGESTVTVWCSNDYLNMGQHGEVRAAMKQAVDTFGAGAGGTRNISGNHSPIVALERELAALHGKEAALVFGCGYLANLATLATLGQLLPDCVIVSDELNHASMIQGIKASRAEKRIFLHNDLLHLEEILRSIPKSRCKVVAFESVYSMDGDIAPIADIVEICERYGAMAYLDEVHAVGMYGATGAGVAERDGIGSRVGLVQGTLAKAFGVIGGYIAGSAVMVDAIRSHANGFIFTSALPPPVAEAALASVRHLRASGSARAALHENVRKLRSLLRQARIPFLDGPSHIVPVMVGDPVRCKAVSDLLIERHAIYVQPINYPTVPRGTERLRITTSPAHTDAMAEALVAALSECWRDLRLPLAADGI is encoded by the coding sequence ATGGCACATCTCAGCGCTATGCCCGATCTCGAAACCGAGCCCATACAGCTCTGGGGCACCGGTCCGGACTACGACGACATCTTCCGCATGTCGCTGATGGAACTGAAGCGGGAAGGGCGCTACCGCGTCTTCCAGGAGCACCGCCGGCTGGTCGGCGAATTCCCGCTTTCGGTCGCCGTCAGCGACAAGGGGGAGAGCACGGTCACAGTCTGGTGCTCGAACGATTACCTCAACATGGGCCAGCATGGCGAAGTCCGCGCGGCGATGAAGCAGGCGGTCGATACGTTCGGGGCGGGCGCCGGCGGCACGCGCAACATATCGGGCAACCATTCGCCGATCGTGGCGCTGGAACGAGAGCTCGCCGCGCTGCACGGCAAGGAGGCGGCGCTGGTCTTCGGCTGCGGCTACCTCGCCAATCTGGCGACGCTGGCGACGCTCGGCCAGTTGCTTCCCGATTGCGTCATCGTCTCGGACGAACTGAACCACGCCTCGATGATCCAGGGCATCAAGGCAAGCCGCGCCGAGAAGCGCATCTTCCTGCATAACGACCTGCTCCATCTGGAGGAGATCCTGCGCAGCATCCCCAAATCCCGCTGCAAGGTGGTGGCCTTCGAGTCGGTCTATTCCATGGACGGCGACATCGCCCCGATCGCGGATATCGTCGAAATCTGCGAACGCTACGGGGCCATGGCCTATCTCGACGAGGTTCATGCGGTCGGCATGTATGGAGCGACTGGCGCGGGCGTAGCTGAGCGTGACGGCATCGGCAGCCGCGTCGGGCTCGTTCAGGGCACGCTGGCCAAGGCATTCGGTGTCATTGGCGGCTATATCGCGGGCTCCGCGGTTATGGTCGACGCCATCCGCAGCCATGCCAACGGCTTCATCTTCACCTCGGCCCTGCCGCCGCCGGTGGCCGAAGCGGCGCTCGCCAGCGTCAGGCATTTGAGGGCCAGCGGAAGCGCGCGGGCGGCACTGCACGAGAATGTCCGCAAGCTGCGCAGCCTGCTTCGGCAAGCGCGCATCCCCTTCCTTGACGGGCCGAGCCATATCGTGCCCGTGATGGTGGGCGATCCGGTCAGGTGCAAGGCCGTCAGCGATCTCCTGATCGAGCGCCATGCAATCTATGTGCAGCCGATCAACTATCCGACCGTGCCGCGCGGCACCGAAAGGCTGCGGATCACGACGTCGCCGGCCCATACCGATGCCATGGCGGAAGCGCTCGTTGCTGCTCTCTCGGAATGCTGGCGCGACCTGAGATTGCCGCTTGCGGCGGATGGTATCTGA
- a CDS encoding DsbE family thiol:disulfide interchange protein, which yields MTALAAKMRAAPRWKWLLGGAVVAIPLLLGIGLTRDPSFIPSMVVGHQIPAFELAKLSGEGKVASSELVGKPFVVNFWASWCVSCREEHPVLIALGNEAARSGSFSMVGINYRDGRSAALSYLEKHGSFPYPSGVDGRGRTGIDFGVYGMPETYFVDAGGIVRARHVGPLTGEAIAKNLALIGAQP from the coding sequence ATGACCGCGCTCGCTGCGAAAATGCGCGCCGCGCCGCGCTGGAAATGGCTGCTCGGCGGCGCGGTGGTTGCCATACCGCTCCTGCTCGGCATCGGGCTCACCAGGGACCCGTCCTTCATCCCGTCCATGGTCGTCGGGCATCAGATTCCCGCATTCGAACTGGCGAAGCTTTCCGGCGAAGGCAAGGTCGCCTCCAGCGAACTTGTTGGCAAGCCTTTCGTGGTCAATTTCTGGGCGTCATGGTGCGTCTCGTGCCGCGAAGAGCATCCGGTCCTCATCGCGCTCGGCAATGAGGCCGCCCGTTCCGGCAGCTTTTCGATGGTAGGCATCAACTATCGCGACGGCCGCTCGGCCGCGCTCTCCTATCTCGAAAAGCACGGGAGCTTCCCCTACCCGTCGGGTGTCGACGGGCGCGGCCGCACCGGCATCGACTTTGGCGTGTACGGCATGCCGGAAACCTATTTCGTCGATGCGGGCGGCATCGTGCGCGCCCGGCATGTCGGTCCGCTGACCGGAGAGGCCATCGCGAAGAACCTCGCGCTCATCGGAGCGCAGCCATGA
- a CDS encoding amino acid ABC transporter permease translates to MSYEFDFTDVFAAWPELLQGLTATLILSALGMIIGMAVSVAGALGKTSGPAWLRWVINEYIELIRNTPLLIQIFVIYFGLPVLGFRLSSNAAALLALVVNVGAYGIEIIRAGIESIQKGQIEAGRALGLRPLLIFRFIVLKPAIQAIYPSLTSLFIMLLLNTSVCSVIAATELTAVASNIQSRNFRSFEIYFVVTLMYLGLSIFFWTVFAAIERAFLRIPTR, encoded by the coding sequence ATGAGCTATGAGTTCGATTTCACGGACGTCTTCGCGGCCTGGCCGGAGCTGCTGCAGGGGCTGACCGCGACGCTGATACTCTCGGCGCTGGGAATGATCATCGGGATGGCGGTCTCGGTTGCCGGCGCGCTTGGCAAGACCTCGGGGCCGGCATGGCTCCGCTGGGTCATCAACGAGTATATCGAGCTGATCCGCAACACGCCGCTCCTGATCCAGATATTCGTGATCTATTTCGGTCTGCCGGTGCTCGGCTTCAGATTGTCGTCGAACGCGGCGGCGCTGCTGGCGCTGGTCGTCAATGTGGGCGCCTATGGCATCGAGATCATCCGCGCCGGCATCGAGAGTATCCAGAAGGGCCAGATCGAGGCGGGCAGGGCGCTTGGCCTGCGGCCTTTGCTGATATTCCGCTTCATCGTCCTGAAACCCGCCATCCAGGCGATCTATCCCTCGCTGACCAGCCTGTTCATCATGTTGCTGCTCAACACCAGCGTCTGTTCGGTGATCGCGGCAACCGAGTTGACGGCGGTAGCGAGCAACATCCAGTCACGCAATTTCCGCAGCTTCGAAATCTACTTCGTCGTCACGCTGATGTATCTCGGCCTGTCCATCTTCTTCTGGACAGTCTTCGCCGCGATCGAGCGCGCGTTCCTGCGCATCCCCACGCGGTAG
- a CDS encoding cytochrome c-type biogenesis protein, with protein sequence MTRLSFLLAAFLLLTASAEPASFRTEAAQEETVRAIAVKLRCPVCQSENILDSQSGTAKEMMTILREQLAEGRSEAEIVEFFRSRYGDYVMLSPPASGYGGLVWAAPLLLLLAGGGAYLLLLRRSTRASGMLDATASGQSPLTEQHLKGLEL encoded by the coding sequence ATGACCAGATTATCCTTCCTGTTGGCCGCTTTCCTGCTGCTGACGGCCTCGGCCGAGCCCGCTTCCTTCCGCACGGAGGCCGCGCAGGAAGAGACGGTGCGGGCGATCGCGGTCAAGCTCAGATGCCCGGTCTGCCAGAGCGAGAACATCCTCGATTCCCAGTCGGGCACGGCAAAGGAGATGATGACGATCCTGCGCGAACAACTCGCAGAGGGACGCTCGGAGGCCGAGATCGTAGAGTTCTTCCGCAGCCGGTACGGCGACTACGTCATGCTCTCGCCGCCGGCTTCGGGGTATGGCGGCCTCGTCTGGGCCGCGCCCCTCCTTCTGCTTCTTGCCGGCGGCGGGGCCTATCTTCTCCTGCTTCGCCGCAGCACACGCGCTTCGGGCATGCTCGATGCTACCGCATCTGGACAGAGCCCGTTGACGGAACAGCATTTGAAGGGGCTCGAACTATGA
- a CDS encoding transporter substrate-binding domain-containing protein produces the protein MSLFKSISRRDFGSLTLAGLAAASLGIVPAQAATPDEIKAQGKLTVGVMTDYPPFGGIDAQQHPEGYDADVAKLLADSLGVKLELVPVTGPNRIPYLLTNKVDVLIATLGITAPRLKQVLFSNPYSTLTIYVLAPKSVDIKTPEDLKSVTISVSRASTELAALEAIAPKGTPLKIYDDDATSIQALISGQTQALGASTVVLAHLIKNFPQLNIEPKILLNEQANGMAIRKSDTALLEYANKFIAQIVENGELSKINEKWFGFPLKKLPPMPKF, from the coding sequence ATGTCTTTATTTAAATCCATCAGCCGCCGCGATTTCGGCTCGCTGACCCTGGCCGGTCTTGCCGCCGCCTCGCTCGGTATTGTGCCCGCCCAGGCGGCCACGCCCGACGAAATCAAGGCGCAGGGCAAACTGACGGTCGGTGTCATGACGGACTATCCGCCCTTCGGCGGCATCGATGCCCAGCAGCACCCGGAGGGTTATGACGCCGACGTCGCCAAGCTCCTGGCGGATTCGCTCGGCGTAAAACTCGAGCTCGTTCCGGTGACCGGCCCCAACCGGATCCCCTATCTTCTGACCAACAAGGTGGATGTGCTGATCGCCACCCTCGGCATCACCGCTCCGCGCTTGAAGCAGGTATTGTTTTCCAATCCCTACAGCACGCTGACGATCTATGTGCTGGCGCCGAAGAGCGTCGATATCAAGACGCCAGAGGATCTGAAATCGGTGACGATCAGCGTCTCGCGCGCGTCGACGGAACTGGCCGCTCTCGAAGCGATCGCGCCGAAAGGCACTCCGCTCAAGATCTATGACGATGATGCGACGTCGATACAGGCGCTCATCTCCGGCCAGACCCAGGCGCTCGGCGCAAGCACGGTCGTCCTCGCTCATCTCATCAAGAATTTCCCGCAACTGAACATCGAGCCGAAGATCCTGTTGAACGAGCAGGCAAACGGCATGGCCATCCGCAAGTCCGACACCGCCTTGCTGGAATACGCCAACAAGTTCATCGCCCAGATCGTGGAGAACGGCGAGCTCTCCAAGATCAACGAGAAATGGTTCGGCTTCCCGCTGAAGAAGCTGCCGCCGATGCCGAAGTTCTGA
- a CDS encoding IclR family transcriptional regulator, producing MREIHPKQCLRKANGRFLRGTREDPGPQRLMPEAFAIEDIENQGRAQALGRLQPRLGGGSGNSCSRCAHDISFLTKTKPLAWMGTKPGIDRSNRALAGFRVKKPLFRLTKKGGFSLRLPNEDYIVAPVFKAIKVLEFIAESGRDVSLTEVANSLGMPKTTVFRYLQTLSATMFLSHDADRDRYGIGMRFRNLARTDGSMHRLRQVAVPVMRELNQTFNETINLAIESDGQIVYIEIIESTRTLRMQARVGSRNPLHTTALGKAILAHLSDTARDALLARGLPEQTYRSIVDSSVLRRQLKEIRARGYAIEIGENEESAMCIGVPILDDLSYPIAAISLSAPEQRQTDELIESAGSALLTAGRKIAEQMAGG from the coding sequence GTGCGCGAAATTCACCCAAAGCAATGTCTTCGCAAAGCCAACGGTCGGTTTCTGCGTGGTACGCGCGAGGATCCCGGGCCGCAGCGCCTGATGCCTGAGGCCTTTGCTATCGAGGATATCGAGAACCAGGGCCGTGCTCAGGCGCTCGGTCGCTTGCAGCCACGACTTGGCGGAGGATCCGGAAATTCTTGCAGCCGCTGTGCTCACGACATCTCCTTTCTGACGAAAACCAAACCTCTCGCCTGGATGGGCACCAAGCCGGGGATTGACAGATCGAACAGAGCATTGGCAGGGTTCCGTGTAAAGAAACCGCTGTTTCGCCTGACGAAAAAAGGAGGCTTCTCGTTGAGATTGCCGAATGAGGACTACATCGTCGCGCCTGTCTTCAAGGCGATCAAAGTGCTGGAATTCATAGCGGAGAGCGGACGCGATGTTTCGTTGACCGAGGTGGCGAATTCTCTCGGCATGCCGAAGACGACGGTGTTCCGCTATCTCCAGACGTTGAGCGCCACGATGTTCCTGTCCCATGACGCCGATCGGGACCGCTATGGTATCGGTATGCGGTTCCGCAATCTCGCCCGCACCGACGGAAGCATGCACCGGTTGCGGCAGGTAGCCGTTCCGGTGATGCGGGAACTCAATCAGACATTCAACGAGACCATCAATCTTGCCATCGAATCCGACGGCCAGATCGTCTACATCGAGATCATCGAATCGACGCGGACCCTGCGCATGCAGGCAAGGGTCGGCAGCAGAAACCCGCTTCATACCACAGCGCTCGGCAAGGCCATCCTCGCGCACCTGAGCGACACCGCACGCGACGCACTCCTCGCCAGGGGGCTGCCGGAGCAGACCTATCGGTCAATCGTGGACTCGAGCGTGCTGCGCCGGCAGTTGAAGGAGATTCGCGCTCGCGGATATGCGATCGAGATCGGCGAGAATGAAGAGAGTGCCATGTGCATAGGCGTTCCCATCCTCGACGATCTCTCCTATCCCATCGCTGCCATCAGCCTGTCCGCTCCGGAGCAACGCCAGACCGACGAACTCATCGAGAGCGCTGGAAGCGCACTGTTGACGGCTGGACGGAAGATCGCGGAGCAGATGGCTGGCGGATAA
- the ccmE gene encoding cytochrome c maturation protein CcmE gives MAGRTRKTRRLIALSGAGAALSLAVGLVLVALRDDIVFFRSPSEVLTGAAEGKQLRLGGMVEDGSIVRSTDGLHVTFHVTDGSGSVPVSYRGVLPNLFREGQGVVVEGAMHGGTFEAASVLAKHDENYMPREVKAALEKGGYVEARDRQ, from the coding sequence ATGGCGGGTCGGACCAGGAAGACCAGGCGACTGATCGCGCTCAGCGGAGCCGGCGCGGCGCTCAGCCTTGCCGTCGGCCTCGTGCTGGTGGCGCTGAGGGACGACATCGTCTTCTTCCGCTCGCCGTCCGAAGTCCTGACCGGTGCGGCCGAGGGAAAGCAGTTGCGGCTGGGCGGAATGGTGGAGGACGGCAGCATCGTGCGTTCGACGGACGGGCTCCATGTGACCTTCCACGTGACCGACGGTTCCGGCTCCGTGCCGGTCTCCTACCGCGGCGTCCTGCCGAACCTCTTCCGCGAAGGGCAGGGCGTCGTGGTGGAGGGCGCGATGCATGGCGGAACGTTCGAGGCGGCGAGCGTCCTTGCCAAGCATGACGAGAACTACATGCCGAGGGAAGTCAAGGCAGCGCTCGAAAAGGGCGGTTACGTCGAGGCTCGCGACCGGCAATAG
- a CDS encoding RraA family protein encodes MRPGILARTTQKPTVGFAKTLLWVNFAHDDPTTYDLELKAIDSLEPGEIVVCATGNSSRAGIWGELLTTAAMQRGAVGIVTDGAIRDIAQMDAMGFPVFSRSISPYDSFNRQKVFALDIRVEIDGVTIEPGDVIVADRDGVAVVPAQLSDEVLADALEKAGKEDQFRDAVKGGMGLLEAYEKFHVL; translated from the coding sequence CTGCGGCCCGGGATCCTCGCGCGTACCACGCAGAAACCGACCGTTGGCTTTGCGAAGACATTGCTTTGGGTGAATTTCGCGCACGACGATCCCACTACCTATGACCTCGAACTCAAGGCGATCGACAGCCTGGAGCCGGGAGAGATCGTCGTCTGCGCCACCGGCAACTCTTCGCGGGCGGGCATATGGGGAGAATTGCTGACGACGGCTGCGATGCAACGCGGCGCGGTTGGCATCGTGACGGACGGAGCCATACGCGACATCGCCCAGATGGATGCGATGGGCTTCCCCGTATTCTCGCGTTCCATCTCTCCCTACGACAGCTTCAACCGCCAGAAGGTCTTCGCCCTCGATATCCGGGTCGAGATCGACGGAGTGACGATAGAGCCTGGAGACGTCATCGTCGCCGACCGGGACGGCGTTGCGGTGGTGCCGGCGCAGCTATCCGACGAGGTTCTTGCCGATGCGCTGGAAAAGGCGGGCAAGGAGGATCAGTTCCGGGATGCCGTCAAGGGCGGCATGGGGCTGCTCGAGGCATACGAGAAATTCCATGTCCTCTGA
- a CDS encoding amino acid ABC transporter permease: MRALEATDLIYIVLAARWTLLLSLAAFLGGGGGGLLVALARTSEYKWLRIVSAGYIKLFQGTPLLMQLFLAFFVPGLFALSVDPWTAAALGLSLNASAFLGEIWRGAIEAVPRGQWEAATSLGLRYAPTMGLVVAPQAVKIAIPPTVGFLVELIKGTSLTSIIGFVELTRAAQVVNNATFRAFTIFAVTALVYYIICRPLSAYGRRLEERLRIATR, from the coding sequence ATGCGCGCGCTCGAGGCAACCGATCTCATCTACATCGTCCTGGCGGCGCGCTGGACGCTGCTACTTTCGCTGGCCGCCTTCCTGGGCGGAGGGGGCGGCGGCCTGCTGGTAGCGCTTGCCCGTACCAGCGAATACAAATGGCTGCGGATCGTTTCGGCCGGCTACATCAAGCTCTTCCAGGGCACGCCGCTCCTGATGCAGCTCTTCCTCGCCTTCTTCGTGCCGGGACTGTTCGCCTTGTCGGTCGATCCCTGGACGGCCGCGGCGCTGGGTCTCTCGCTCAATGCCAGCGCCTTCCTTGGTGAGATCTGGCGCGGCGCCATCGAGGCCGTGCCGCGCGGACAATGGGAGGCGGCGACCTCGCTCGGGCTGCGCTACGCCCCGACGATGGGGCTAGTCGTGGCGCCGCAGGCCGTCAAGATCGCGATCCCTCCAACGGTCGGGTTCCTGGTGGAACTGATCAAGGGCACATCGCTCACCTCGATCATCGGCTTCGTCGAACTGACGCGTGCCGCGCAGGTGGTCAACAACGCCACCTTCCGGGCCTTCACGATCTTCGCCGTCACCGCGCTTGTCTATTACATCATCTGCCGCCCGCTATCGGCCTACGGCAGGAGACTGGAGGAAAGGCTCCGCATCGCCACACGCTGA
- a CDS encoding tetratricopeptide repeat protein, with protein sequence MIVTLVSLLLCAAVVALTVSPLFRKGGNEPLGRGLEDDSPIRRWQEEKDRLTAQLRENDLALAEGRVDAAAHSSIAARLAADADHALVRLRRAREGLTPVAAETARRIRLPVAATAAVLVMAATYGVHAFASLGDIDRTRSPHANGEMPVNAAKGGASMPLGADGAPDIGAMVARLEARVNGGDYTPEDAAMLLRSYRALGRDADARALLPKAIKAFPDDMRLKLTFVETALGSSDPADLTEAKKMVAEMLAAQPDLPEARWYHSLFLVMEGHIDEARKELHALQPLVAKIPEAAKAVSSLLDRLDIPEHQQLPPK encoded by the coding sequence ATGATTGTCACCCTTGTCTCGCTTCTTCTCTGCGCCGCTGTCGTCGCGCTGACGGTAAGCCCGTTGTTCCGTAAAGGCGGCAACGAGCCGCTCGGCAGGGGGCTGGAGGATGATAGTCCGATCCGCCGCTGGCAGGAGGAAAAGGACAGGCTGACCGCGCAATTGCGCGAAAACGACCTGGCGCTCGCGGAAGGCCGTGTCGATGCTGCTGCGCATTCCTCCATCGCGGCGCGGTTGGCGGCAGACGCCGACCACGCCCTCGTCAGGCTGCGCCGGGCGCGCGAAGGCCTGACGCCGGTGGCAGCGGAGACCGCGCGCCGCATAAGACTGCCCGTTGCGGCAACCGCAGCCGTGCTGGTCATGGCTGCGACCTATGGCGTGCACGCCTTCGCCTCGCTCGGCGACATCGACAGGACGCGCTCGCCGCATGCGAATGGCGAAATGCCGGTAAATGCCGCTAAGGGCGGTGCGAGCATGCCCCTCGGAGCCGACGGCGCGCCGGATATTGGCGCGATGGTCGCCCGACTGGAGGCAAGGGTGAACGGCGGCGACTATACGCCCGAGGATGCGGCGATGCTTCTGAGAAGCTACCGCGCGCTCGGTCGGGACGCCGATGCGCGGGCGCTGTTGCCGAAGGCCATCAAGGCCTTTCCGGACGACATGAGGCTCAAGCTGACTTTCGTCGAGACGGCGCTCGGCAGTTCCGATCCGGCCGATCTCACCGAGGCAAAGAAGATGGTCGCGGAGATGCTTGCGGCACAGCCCGACCTGCCCGAGGCGCGCTGGTACCACAGCCTGTTCCTCGTCATGGAAGGCCATATCGACGAGGCCCGCAAGGAATTGCATGCGCTCCAGCCGCTTGTCGCCAAGATCCCCGAGGCGGCCAAGGCGGTGTCGAGCCTTCTCGACCGCCTCGACATTCCCGAACATCAACAACTCCCACCCAAATAG